A region of the Ranitomeya variabilis isolate aRanVar5 chromosome 5, aRanVar5.hap1, whole genome shotgun sequence genome:
gatcaaggcttttgctgacctcctggatacgtgtatttaaGAGGTTATACAaagcatccattcggtcacccaaagccttgatcgcatcgtgtaaaaccgagctcaagtgcaaaaactcgggcatgagtgacctgtccgaagccctctgccgctgccgggatgagccccaaaaaaagggggcagtggaagaggactgcaaaaggggaagacctgatggaccagctccctggtctccagttagtgtggaaggcccacttgctgctgcgctgctggatggctgggatgggtccgtggctgtcggatgaaggaccgctccagaacctgggccgacagtcgtgctgtatgtgctgtgaaaaaaggaaaaagaaaattaatataaaaaatttaCCAGATgaaaaatcctgtggaatttaaaaatacagattatggcaatacaatacaacctaatgcacgtgataaatacttacgttctctgggcaaggaccagtcttaagaatgacagtactcgatggtatttgtagcgtctgatccttgctcctgaaccactgggaacacggctctcttgacgcaggtccttgttgaagcggtccttcatcgaacgccaatgtgttttgactttggatactgttaaaaaaaaaattgtgttcagaaaaaggacttttggccgtgctcacacaactgtgtgtgatgagagaaactcctgagagtttctttcatcacacacagttgagtGAGCAtgaccaaggtctctgctgcttcacactgtagtgcaatacttaccaaatgcagctcggacccgtgtcggggcaatgtcccagccatcccacatcgcttgggccacctcattccataactgccggatcgtgatgttgttcgagtgcagtggatcccgggtgtcccacaacgggactcgctcctggaccagggtgataaggaggtcattttcgattaggtcatcctcccgttgtgaaacctaaaaattaaagaaagtcattaaagtttgctcaatttacataagaaaaagaaagaaaaaagatgctgagaaatggcatgaataggaaagtcaacatacaaaaggattccagaagaaaaaagtaaagaaatatgagtgtaaagaaaggaagattcaagaataatacactgaggacagtcagccttgtatacgtacccgctgccgcctttccaccggaccttgactccgctgctcctgccctgtctcagccgcagtagaagagctctaaaaaacagaaaaaatcaaattgtcacatgtgtcgatgtgacagtgaatacttaccaatctgacgaggcaagtacctcactgacatgctccacttccgactgtcctggccgaaactcctcaccagatgaagaatccgaagaagacattctgatgcatgtagaaagaaagaaatggcagaaattaggacatgtagagacagaaaatagaaaataaaggctttggctaggatatactcacattgttcagggtcttttcctccaagatgtagcctgtctgtgtctcgtctgcttcagagtctggtgagaagtgacctgtaactgtccacaccctcccttttatcaccttgatggtgggggatggcttatcagtgtctagacatgtttttctcaattaaaacgcatgcgttcaaaaacgcaaccaaacgcatgtgcaaaaaacgcatgcgtttacataggcagcaatgcgtttttttgccgcaatcctttcgcaatcgaccgcatgcgtttcctggcggcaaatagacgcctccagaaattgctacatgttgcatttccgcgccaagctgcAAACGAcgggacgacgcatgcgtcgtcaaacgcggcaaaatgcgaacaaaaaaaacgcatgcgtttttaatgttaaatataggaaaacacgacgcatgcatttatatgcggtacaaacgctgcagcaacaaatgcaaatgtgaaaccagtcttAGCACATCTTTAGAAATGCATGAACTTTTTTACTCCATTGAATAATCTACTACTGTCCTTGATCGTAATAATATTAACAAGATTTTGTATATTGTCAGAATTTAATATTGCAGTTCAAGTTTGCCTAGCTTTAGCATACTTTTACATGTTTAATATATGGTTCTCTGTGCAAGCAATGTTCTGGTTCATTGTACAATGTGAATTTTTACGATAATGTGTAATCTTTAAAAGAACATTGCGGAACAGGATACAGTATGTCAGTACAGAATACACCAAGTAGTGTCGAACGTAGTTAATTGGCTCTCAAGATGATTAGCTTTTCATTATAATTGCATTATTTGACTACAGCCGCTGATTGAAATTTCCACACACAACTTAGAAATCTCTAAACAACTGGGAATTAGAGAAACTGAACATACAATAAACCTTTTATTAGGAAGAGCAAGAGGCaacttatttaaaaaaaagcaGATGAGAAATAGCAAAGTGCAAACTGAAAACACTGTTGACTTCTTGAAGATTACCAGCTTTCGATATACAGTGTACAGGCTCATtagcaataaaattaaaaaaaatacctcCATAAATTGTCCGCCTTGCAGCAGCAAAACAGCCACATTTGTTGAGAGATACACTTTAAATCTAATCTAATTGGACCTCAGAGTATATTAAGCttatggaaaaaaataataatacctcACAGCTCACCTATTCCATCACTCTGCGCAGCTGCCGTTTGGTCCATCGCATTTTATCTTTTCACCTTCTCCCATCACATGGCTCTTATTTTGCCTGCTTCACTTTATTCCAAGGCTTTGACAACTGAGCAGGCCCCTGAAATCAATGTGCACCATGTCATCTTACCAGACGTTGGGACATTATGATGTGTATTTCCTGATGACTAGTCAGCGCCTTGAGGGATGTACATTGTGAGAAGACTGGGTTTAAAGTGAAGCAGGCCAAAGAACATGTATGCAACTGAAGAAGTTAAAAAGAAGAGGTAGGGGGCAGCGGACAGGTGAGCAGTGaagtattttttttaaccttttgctgaCCCTCCAAGGTTCATCGAAATGCCAGCCACCTGTCTGTGATTTTGCTGGATTTGGGTGGAGCCAGTAGCTTAAAAATTGTATTCTAAAGAATAtgattttttgtaaaattcaaggaaAATTCAATACAACACAATAAATTTGATCACCTCTAATAGTTATAATCCACTACAGACTGTTAACACCTCACCTGATATGATATTTTGAACATGCTTTGGCCCAGATGTTCAGCCATCACAATTTGTCCCTTCAAAAAGTTGTTCAGGTGGGTACGCCAGCGCAATTTTCCTGCTTTCAAAACATtaactttaaaaggaacctgaaaaaatgctattagcctgtagatatggggttaatctgcaggttcatagtgttctgaacctgccaGGCATTAGACACATGTAATCTTTCTTTCAACTGCAACAAAAGCACttattagggctaattataatcaatattcatGCTGTTGGTAGCAGCATTTAGGAAGAGATTGTGCTAGAAGGATAGTGTGGGACAGGATAGGGCTAATTGCATGTCCTTTTTGCTGTAACTCATTCTTAAAGCCCTTCAAgctctcagggctaataatattgtttttgctcttaatcctgcaaattttttCACCAGGGAAATATTATATGCTGTTTATACTGCACAAGTTGTGCATCAAATTAAAAAAGCCAGAGTTGGTTGGCTAGAAATAGCATAGTTGCTCCTGCcctgtaacaagtccatctgaggtgggcaaattttcctgccctagtaattctgcaattttttttcagcagATAAATATTATACGCCATTTAAACTGTGCCAGTTGTGCATTAAACTAAAAAAAGCCAGACTTGATTAGTTAGAAATATATTGCTCTTGTACTGTAACAATCCTttagaggtgggcaaattttcctgcaataCTAATCCTGTGAAGTTTTTTCAACAGTGATATGTTAtacataatttaaaatgggcaagggacagGGATATGGACGTTAAACTGATGGTGAGTGCAGAGGCTGAGACAGTGTGCAAGGTGAAACTGTTCCTGGGAGCACagcaaacacacacatcatgtcaacctagcttcctgtcccactttgtaggtgGGTGATGAACATCAATCTTGAGTCCAGACCAATATCAAAAGTTTGTTGGGTGGAtatcagataatgcttccagtcactttactagcaccaccctgtcttccacatggtccagtctgagTAGCAGTGATTCTGGACcatataatcctcaccctgatcttctttcctcccaccatgccaagtgcccagagacaagtgattccacacttggacattccaaaaagctgttcacatttccctttatagattctggcctctcacccTAACCATTTGAAGTGGGACATTAGGAGATTGCATggagcaatgcccaaatatttgagcagccatgcccATAAGAAAACAATAGtacgaaaatgcaattactgtcacaagaggtggatgaggatgagacacaattgccaacatgtgatgttgttaagtcagcaagtcaagagggggaccagggtgcagaagtagaAGACGAGGCGGTGGGCGATGAAGACACTGATCCAACCTAGGAAGGTAACATGCAGAGCAAAGACAGCAGCGCAAAGGGGAAGGGATCAGCAGCACCAAAAcctggcaggaagaggcagtgaggtGGCCTGAGAcacaaggtgggcaactgttcctcAGAGCACCAACATGGGTATAGTTGAAAGGTCAAGGTGTTCCCGAGTCTGGTgctttttaaagacagtccagttaacccaaaaaaggcaatttgcaacatctgccatgctaGCATCAGcggggcagcacaactaccagtctgaccaccaccagcatgctcaggcatatGACAGCAAAGCAATAGATTAGTTGTGCTGAACTCCAGGGTTCAGAAACAGAGTCTGCGGGTGacatcactgcctcttcccctgttctatgTGCACACCAATTCCCTGTCCACTATACAGACAAAGATGCCTTCCACCCTTttacctgtcattgcacacttgcaaccactgtCAGCAACCACATCTACATCCTTgtccctgcgcagtgttcattggaatGCAAGCTTAAATACactgccacccacccacaggccacaatactaaacggccacatttccagactgctatcCCTGGAAATGTTGTCATTTAGCTTTTGGAGATGAAAGCTTTCCACAATCTTATGGCGACAGCTGTCCCTTGGTACTCGGTTCCCAGCCACCAGTATTTCTACTGGTGTGCCATTCTCGCCTTACAAAAGGAGGTGTCCCATGACATTAGCTGTGCCCTAACCAACgctgttactgggaaggtccacttaaccacggacacctggacaagtgcttgttgCTATTGAagctacatttccctgactgcacagtgggtgaacattgtggaatccAGGACCCAGTCGAACCCTGTGATGGAACACGTGCTACCGACACCAAAGATTGTGGGCCCTGGTTTTCCCCAACCTTCTACAGCAATTCCTGACCCTAATCCTCATCACCCTCCATCTCAGAAATGTCAACATCAGTCACaaactggaagctctgcagcactgcctcgacCAAGTAGCAACAGGGTCtggtgaag
Encoded here:
- the LOC143773785 gene encoding uncharacterized protein LOC143773785, producing the protein MSSSDSSSGEEFRPGQSEVEHVSESSSTAAETGQEQRSQGPVERRQRVSQREDDLIENDLLITLVQERVPLWDTRDPLHSNNITIRQLWNEVAQAMWDGWDIAPTRVRAAFGKYCTTV